In the genome of Chloroflexota bacterium, the window CTTGATTACAACCAGATAAGATCGATAATGGCTAATAAAAGCAGGATTCCCAAATACATATTGGAAAACTTGAATAAGGAAAATGCCATTTTGGGGGATGGATCGCGGTAAAGCCGGTAGGTCAACATCCCGAGGCGGATTGTGGCTAATAAGCTGGGGAGCAAGTAAAGCAAACCCATATTGGGGTGGCTTGCCAGGACAATGGCGATAATGCCCGTCCCGAAGGTGTGAACCGCCACCCAGCCCGCGGCCTGTTTACCCGAAATATGAACCGGCAGCATCGGAAAGCCAGCATTGGCATAATCTTTCTGATAAGCCATTGCCAGGCTCCAGAAATGAACCGGTGTCCACAAAAAGAGCAATCCGGCCAATGCCAGTGTACTTGGCTCGTTCCACGCGCCAGCGGCTGCACCCCCGCTTAACACCGCACAACTGCCCGCCGCGCCGCCAATGACAATATTGACAACACTGCGAGGTTTTAACCACAAGGTATAGATTCCCACGTAGATAGCCGCGCCCAGTGCATTGAAAAAGGCCAGTGCCGGGTTAAAAATCGCCGCTCCGAACACTCCCATAGCAATCATCACCACGCTGGTGAGTAACACAGCATTCGGATTTGTGATCTGCCCGGAAGGAAAGGGCCTCTGGCGGGTGCGTGTCATTTGTGAATCACGCTCGCGTTCCAGATACTGGTTTAACGCCGAGGCTCCGCTGGCTGAAAGACCGCCAGTGATCATCAGAATAAGCAGTTCTTTCCCGCCCGGCCAACCGGCTGCGCCTATCACCGCGCCGCCTGCTGCAGCAATTAGCAATAGCAAAACCACCCGCAGTTTAAATAACTGAATCAGGGTTTGGCCTGCTGCCCCTACATTGGCAAGCATGGTGCGCCACCAATAAGTGGTTACGCTGGAGGGTGTACTCAGGTTGGTCAGGTCGTCCATAATTTACTGTTTAGGATCGATTCACTTAAGCAGATAGGCAATATCTTCAGCAATTTCGGCAGCAGGCGCACCAAAGGGGAAGATCAACTTGAGATGACCATCTCTGTCGATCACCATCACCGTAGCAGTGTGATCAATCAGATAGCCAGTGGCTTCGGTGCCTTCGTGCTTCTCGTAAAAAACACCATAAAGTGTCGCAAGTGAAGCGATTTTTTCTTCGCTGCCGGTGACGCCCAGGAAACTGGGGTAGAAGTGGGATACATATTCATCCAGCTCTTCTACAGAATCTCGCAATGGGTCCACTGAAACCATGATGACTTGCACATCTTCAGCTTGTTTGCCAAGTAGCTCCATTGCACCGCTGACTTCTGCCAGTGTAGCGGGGCAGACATCCGGGCAGAAAGTGTAGCCGAAATAGAGCATAACAATTTGCCCTCGGAAGTCTTCCAGGCTGAGTTCGCCTAAAACCGAATCGAGGGTAAAGTCAGGGGCTTTATCGGGCGATTGCAGCAACGTACCATAAAAAGTGTGTGGGCGCAGTTTGGGGAGACCCCACGCGGCTACGAGTACGATGCCAGCCAGGGTGCCAATGATAAAAATGAGACGAGTAGTTTTCGACATTAGTTTCCGTTCTTTGATTTTTCATTCATGAGCAGTACTAACGCGAGCCAGGTCAGGTCTGCCAGGAAGAGATGAATAATTTGCATCCATACGGGAGCCAAGAGCAACAGATTGACCAGTCCGGCCAGCAATTGAGCGGCGTAGATGGCAATTAGGCCAATGGCCAGTTTACGAACAAATTGGCCCTTCTCTGTCTCCATAATGATGGCCCCGGCCACAAAGGTGATATACAGGCCAACGCCAATGGCGATGAAGGGGTGCAGTACGCGTAGGCGCACGATAAAGTGGGCGGTCGGGGAGAAATCTTGCTGAAGGCCTTCAGCGAGCGAATCGGCGGGGAAGAGGGTGTCGCCCAACGCGGTGACAGCGCCTGCCATGCTCATGATGAGTGTAGCCAGAATGGCAATTGCCAGCGCCCAATGGAATTTATTCCAGCGGGTTGTAGTGCGCGCTTCTTTCGATGACCACCAGGCAGTTAGTGCTATGGCGCCGATCAGCATATGCGTATTGAGCAGGTGTACCCCCATCATAATTACGCGGCCCAGCGACGTATCGCCAGCAACCCAGTGAAAGATAACCAGACTGGCTCCGGCCAGCGATTCTGTAATCATCAGAATCATGGCCCATTTCGCTGCCAGGCGCACACTGGATTTTTCTTGATAAATGCGGCGCGCCCAAATGAACATGCCCAGGACGAGCAAAAATGC includes:
- the cyoE gene encoding protoheme IX farnesyltransferase, with protein sequence MDDLTNLSTPSSVTTYWWRTMLANVGAAGQTLIQLFKLRVVLLLLIAAAGGAVIGAAGWPGGKELLILMITGGLSASGASALNQYLERERDSQMTRTRQRPFPSGQITNPNAVLLTSVVMIAMGVFGAAIFNPALAFFNALGAAIYVGIYTLWLKPRSVVNIVIGGAAGSCAVLSGGAAAGAWNEPSTLALAGLLFLWTPVHFWSLAMAYQKDYANAGFPMLPVHISGKQAAGWVAVHTFGTGIIAIVLASHPNMGLLYLLPSLLATIRLGMLTYRLYRDPSPKMAFSLFKFSNMYLGILLLLAIIDLIWL
- a CDS encoding SCO family protein, giving the protein MSKTTRLIFIIGTLAGIVLVAAWGLPKLRPHTFYGTLLQSPDKAPDFTLDSVLGELSLEDFRGQIVMLYFGYTFCPDVCPATLAEVSGAMELLGKQAEDVQVIMVSVDPLRDSVEELDEYVSHFYPSFLGVTGSEEKIASLATLYGVFYEKHEGTEATGYLIDHTATVMVIDRDGHLKLIFPFGAPAAEIAEDIAYLLK
- a CDS encoding heme A synthase encodes the protein MTKNLSKFSKYTWGVLAYNLIVILWGAYVRATGSGAGCGSHWPLCNGDVLPRAPRIDTIIEFAHRISSGLAFLLVLGMFIWARRIYQEKSSVRLAAKWAMILMITESLAGASLVIFHWVAGDTSLGRVIMMGVHLLNTHMLIGAIALTAWWSSKEARTTTRWNKFHWALAIAILATLIMSMAGAVTALGDTLFPADSLAEGLQQDFSPTAHFIVRLRVLHPFIAIGVGLYITFVAGAIIMETEKGQFVRKLAIGLIAIYAAQLLAGLVNLLLLAPVWMQIIHLFLADLTWLALVLLMNEKSKNGN